In Glycine max cultivar Williams 82 chromosome 10, Glycine_max_v4.0, whole genome shotgun sequence, the DNA window TAAGAAAGGTTAATCctatgttaaattattagtaattaGTAAATGACTATTTTTGTATTGTTGTCAGTTATTTAACAActtcatatttataattagaatgtgaaattgtgaaaacAGGTTGTAGTGGTTAAGgaatcaaaacaaatttttaccTTCTTCATTAGTGTGGGTTTCAATCTCCCTACTCAAGAAGATCCCCTAGCATGCATCTAGGAGCTAGTTGAATAACTGCAATTGGATGGGTCTTTACTGCAAGCCCCAAcatgttattggtgttttatTTGATAGTAGGATGATTCAATGATGAGAGAGACCTAAAgtaattttaatgatatttttttttactttaaaagagATAGTTGTATATTAGGCCCTTTTTGTCAATTTGTGactttttattaacatatattaccattttattactttataaaaattaataacaaatattttttgttgatgaGCCTAAAAATAGACTTTAGTTATTCTATCATTTGATCAATTTTGTATGATAGTATTGAAAGTGTTTACCCATTCTACCATTttgaattaacaaaaaaataaatgtgaaataaaagtttttattaataaaggTGAGATTCTGTTCCAGGTATGAGTGTTTAGGTATTAAAAGGGTGTAGGGATGGATACTAATACAAatatgagaatatatatatatatatatatatatatatatatatatatatatatatatatatatataccgaGTGTTATCCTTATCTTTAAAGGTTACAAAACTATCTTCTTTTTTATAGAACAaattaaacttctttaaagggCCTAAATTTATACGTTGGTCAGCAAGTTTAAACCTTtgagtaaattgaaaattatataattacaaaatattatagtaaaaaattaatacaatattattattatattattttatagattaaatatatttttaatctctataaataaaattaaaacttaagttagcaatataaactaatttttttcaacaatatttttaatttagttacttttcaataatatttttatttgttattccaATTAAAATAATCTAACTCCTTTGCCGTATAAAAACAAATACGTATGAAATTTACATTGAGCTAGAATTCTATTGGTGACAATAATGAGTTAGAATTTACGCAAGTTCCCGCAATTCTCAATTAAATGCGTCACTTTGTTTGGTTAGTGAGAGTCCAGTCAAAATTTGATGAGTCAATAGTCACAAAAAAGCAGTCCTTTGTCAATGACATCGAGTCCTACTCGGCGGCAacattaaaaacttttttaacgTCATCTCCATTCAATAAATCGGTAATTCCCattaatcataaatatttatttacatatgaatataaatataattttctccaCCTTCACATACATACACATGCCACTATTCATCATGTCATACATACATAACATATGTTCCAACCCATCCAGCTGCTATAGTCTGACCCAACAAACCCATTACGGCATTGCCTCACCCACCGTTAGTGACTTATACTCTCTGCCTTCgttctttctttatatataaccCTCTTCCTTTGCTCTCTTTCCACTCTTCAAATTAAACCAGCAAAATCTTATCTTAGCAATAGCTACCCCTATCACAACAATACTCTATTAGGCAAAAACACCAAATGGGAGaggttagttttttgtttttagtttcatcATGTATGTTGTTCACCATAGTATATTCAGATTCCTGAAATTCCTTTTTTTGCTCTCTcagtttctaattaattaaaactcgTGTGGTACGTTTATGGCAGGAAAAAGAGCAGCCTAAGAATGAAACCGAGAAGAAGCCCGAGGAGGCCGCCGCAGCCCCCAAGAAAGACGACGGACCCATCCCTGTCGTTTACAAACTCGACTTGCATTGCGAGGGATGCGTCAAGAAGATCAAACGCACATGTCGCCACTTCCAaggtaaattaataaaatcataataattaatctCTCATTCTACCCGTTAATATTCAAATTGCAGTCATTTTTGTTCATAAGATTCTAAATTGAGAAAATGGCGAAAACATGATGTAGGTGTGGAAACCGTTAAGGCAGATCTATCGTCGAACAAAGTGACTGTTACCGGCAAATTGGATGCCGAGAAGCTGCGAGATAAGATCGCCGAGAGAACCAAGAAGAAGGTTGACATCATCTCAGCTCCGCCCAAAAAAGAAGCCGCCGCCACGGAAAATCCACCGGAGAAGAAGGTTGAAGAGAAGAAACCtgaagagaaaaaaccagaaGAAAAACCTAAAGAggtaattaattagtaattaatctTCATTTTCCCCTAATAGAACGAATTTATTAGGCATAATTTCACTaacggattttattttaatttatttattttttcttctctacaGAGTATGGTGGTTTTGAAGATCAAACTGCACTGTGACGGTTGCATTGCGAAAATTCGAAGAATCATTATGAGGTTCAAAGGTGAGAGAGTTGACCTAAATCATTAATTCACacctaattcattttttttaatgaaacatttgattattctaatttaagtaattaattaaatatctgATGCAGGTGTACAATCGGTGAGCCTTGACGGAAGCAAGGACTTGGTGACAGTGAAGGGAACAATGGACGTGAAGGAGATGGTGTCGTACCTGAACGAGAAGCTGAAGCGAAACGTGGAAGTGGTGCCTCCTCCGAAGAAAGACGACgataagaaagagaaagaaggtGACGGTGgcgaaaagaaagagaaagagaaagacgGTGCCGgtgagaagaaagagaaagacgTTGCTGCAGCGGCGGAGGTTATTAACAAAATGGAATATATGCACCAGATGGCACCTCCGTCGTTCTGGTACGACGGAGGACACTTTCCAGGTCAAACAAATTACGCTATGGAGGTTCACCCAGGATATGGTGCTAGTGCTAATAATCATTACGTGGAGCCAGGGTACGTGAACCAGGGTTATCCTCTGCAGCCACCTCTACCGTACTACATGCACCCGCACGCACCTCCGCCACAGATGTTCAGCGATGAGAACCCCAATGCTTGTTCCATCATGTGATAATCAGTGATTAATTTTCGTTTTCGGTGTACTCTTACACACGGACGGAATACGGGATACGGAATATGCACGCACgttgtaatttgtaaataaaaaaactggaaaaaaaaatcgaCCTGCGTGTAAAAAATGAGGGGTGGATAATATATCAATATTCCGtgttattgaaaattaatatagAGAAATTTTATGATATGGtagaattttgatataatataatgttttaGAGAATAGAGATAGAGGATGGCCGGCTGGCTGGAGAATCCTGTCCAGAACTCACATCACATGAgttgttatttgttttgtttatttttttaatatcagaATAAATGGTTACTATTGTTTCAATGAATGTTTCGGGACTGGTTCTGAATTGCCGAGGCATTATGTGTGAAAAGTGATTGGTTTGGTTACTTTTTTGTctcatttgagattttttttttctttctcgttTCTGTTTTTGCTTTTGGCAATTTTCATATGTGGATTGTTAACCTAACAATTctgttattgtttttctttttcttttttcaaatatagTTCATTACGCGTTGAAAATCACATGCATTTGGATTTGGTGGGGAGCGTTGACAACATCTTGCCAACAAAAAAATTTCGACTTTTTAatagttgaaaattaaattaaattgaaatcgctgatatatatatatatggttgcTGCAGTTCAAAGTAAAGTGAATTAATTAACTAGAAGAAATTTACTTCCGAAGTACAGAGACATTATGACCTTTACATAAATTGCAGTACACATTTCAACGACTCCAAGCAACCAATGGCGCCATTGAAGAGACTTTGATGGGAGGGTAGGGGGGCCATTTCCTAATCTTATTAGAAATGGAAGTAAGAATTTTTCGCTAGGGCTAATAATGCATCCATAGTCCAAAcatataaatcaatattttctgTTGAAAGTATTATGATGAGATTTTGAATGATCTAGTACTTGCACTAAGTCCCACACTAGATAATGCCAAGATAAAGCCTCCCCTTATCTTTCCTTCAAAATTTGTACTAGTTTCTTTTTCTGAAGCCGtccttttagtttatttttttcttttagtcaaTACAAATGCAGTTGGTTTTtaaccacaatttttttaacctaTTTATATTTAGAACAAACTAAAGAACAATAAAAGAGAGAATATTGAATATccgattttgttttctttatacaCGAGCAACCAAATGGCTGACATTAGTTGGTGAGAGGTCATTAGAGCCCTTGTGAAATGTAgacatattaatatttatattcttcattataaaaagattgTATTATCAAGTGTGTGATCAACAAAATGGTACGagattatttcatttttgaCAGAGTGAATTTGTGTACAAGTATGagtatgcattaaatattatgaGAGAGAATTTTATTGGTTTCAAAGAAAATGATCAGGATAACTATATCTTTATCAAATAAAGacttaaattaactttaaaatgtAACTTAAATTGGTGGGTACAACGTAcagttgaaaatttatttggtaTACAATTCAACTTTATGAATAATGATATGTGCCAAAAAAGCTAAAAACATTCATAAATCGATCATTTGTGGTCCTTGTGAATAATTGAACATGTTCATTAACTACTCCTATTGCTTCAAGGCTTGTGAGAGGTCCATCGCTAGGTccatcactttttttctttcagcgATACAATGCCTTGAAGAAGGACTTGTTAAAGCATTAATTAAGTTGCTAAATCGCGTGCAGCCACACACATTTAACAAGTGGATGATGTATACAAATTGTTATCgttttaatttataatctttcaattcattaacGTTTGACAGGAACCGTCTATTACTAAAAgtctaaaataaatatgcagTATTGTTTCGTCACGAGAGTATGATGTTTTGAGTTTTTCTATCAAGCGCAGAAAAGAGTGTTGAGTAAAAATTATTtagcattttatatttattttcaattactaATGAAGTATCACTTGtttctgtaaaataaaataaaatgaagtgtaacttaataaatgatttgctataaattttgtttagtttttttttcctttgtccATATTCTAAGAGAGTAATTCAGTTTGCAACACATGCATTCTTTATTAATGGTTTGCTTTTGTTCTTTGAAAAAAGTAGTTTAGTTGTCTGTAAAAAAGatcactttttaaaataaatattgccattttaaattaaagaataaagcaataataaaaagtatgttaaaaagtttatatatctCTACTTTTGATGCGTTTACAAATCATTGAtttcttttgttaaaattaGACTTTCGGGTAATTATAATGAAAGTTAATCTGATTTAATGATTTAACAATACTACATGATTACGcaagtataataaattttttaaactaggaatatatactttttctttaattgttaAACATAACTTATATGAATGCATattattcttttcaaattttggaTATGATACGATACTTTAGTCACCACCCTCCCCAAGGAAAAAACAAGAATATGGAAGAAAATTATTCTTGGCAAAATATCAAATTCGGTGAATTACTTCCTTGTGTCAGCAGAAAGACATGCAAAACAGGTAAATAAAGTGAGCCAGAAAATGAAAACGACAGAAGGCAACACAAGggtgtcaaattaattaatgagacTTTGCCTATTgtcatcttataaaaaaaaaattggttggatggtggtaaaattattattattttcatagaaaatcaataaaatattagtataCACACAACCCACTATATCCATAATATTATAGTCTCATATAGTTTAAGAATTCCATCCCTAACATACCCGAATAGAAAATGAAGGGCTCCGGGGCATATAttatcttgtttttattttctttttctgaaatgatatattattatcatGTCACTGCATTGAGTTTGTAACTTGTATAGCTATTCGTCATATACGGCGCATGCAATTGATCAAGCGTGCAAAGACTCATTAGCATACAATATGCACGCCTAAACGActcttttcttaattattttcaattatagattattaattaatcGAGGATTGACAGGGAAAGCAAGTTTGTGTTCTTGGTTAAGCGTTGACTATTGGAGTGTACGTGCAGTTAGGTTTGTATAATGACCCTAGGcggatacaaaaataaaaaacatatagaTAAGCGTGAACGTATATATGTTTATGATAGTTGAACTACATGGAGCTGTTTTGCATCAGTCTAAATGGGAGCAATATTAATTTGACGGAGGatatatgtaattttgaaaGAGGTCTTCAAGAATTTTTTCATGCAAGGAATTTATTTCTGACACTTAAATCAAAACCGTAATTAAAGAAGAGAGGAGAAAGAAGAGTACGTAGAAATTGGAGTATATGTGTATCTTGTGTCTTTTATACCAGTGGTCAATCATATCATTGCATGGTCTTTAATCACTTTTATAGGTGATGTCTCTTTCTCGTGTGTACATGGACCATAAACCTGCATCAGTCCTAGCTTGAGATCCTCAAATATAGTTTTTGAGAGATATTTTCTTGAATTGTATCCAAGACATTGCAAGTGTATCACATTTTTCATGTTGTGCTGGATCTTGTGCATTGCAGTTGGACATAGGCACACAGCTTATATATAGAACAGGGTTGGCTAGCTAGCAACATAATCTTTAATAGTAATACATTGTTTATAACACATATTTCATTATCTAttgaaatttattcaaaattataaaatattaatcattattaaATGAGAAGAGAAATTCACTtaaaaattttgtgatttttaataaatttcaacctgTAATTgataatgattaaattttaaaattgtatcattaatatttttctattatttattcatCTTACTTGGAGCGAGGTGTTTACTTGAAAATTAAGAGCATCAGATGTGACACAAAACAATAGCAAAATGACATAAGTTTTTATAGTTATCATTACGTACCAaggcctttttcttttcttttttatgttattctttcgggtattatatattttattgttacttaattattttttaaaggacgattttatatatgataaggATTACCTAAAATAAGAACATAAGGATTTTTTTCGGTAGTGATAAGAAGATAAGgataattattgaaaaatccAAATTAGGTTTCTTGGGTCCATTTAGCAAAACGTCTAAACATTCATATACATTCTAATAATATAGACAACGAATAAAGACACGTGATGACATAGACTTAATTATGCTTTTATAGGGGAAGACAAAAGAGTATGCTAATTATTTTAGTCTCCATCTTCTTGTTAACTGTTAATTTAGAGATAATAGttgaaagataaataaattaaaaaattattaaaaacgaTAAATATGTatcaataacattaaatataaatttctaatcaatattttaatttaaaaaatattaaataaaaaatcgtcttaatttttgacaaaaatgCACCagcaaatcattttttttatggtaccaaatattcattttaataatagGGAAATAGAAATAACTTGTGTCATTATACGCATGATCAAGATATAGTGCTTTTCTGCTCCATTTATGGTGAATTAGtgattagaaagaaagaaaaaagataacgATCGATGATAAAGACCCAAAGgaatcttatatttatttatattattactgactgcataattattaaatttattttcatgttttgtttCTCGATcgaaaacaattaatttttgaaatattaaggtttttaattaaatcattattttaatattttctaatactaaaatactaaaaataaatattcattttaagatTAAGTTGATGCCATATAAGCAATGACAtggctattttttaaaatagatttctcataaaaaattaaagaggttaatttaatgttgttaatattttaaagaacaaactaatattttaaaaatcattttgaaaaccaaCTTAGCTGTCTATTATAGACACTCATAAGCTTATGAGGATATTGAACAGACATATTGCGTTTAAGTTACAAATTTGTACCtaacttttcatttaattttttgttctaGCTTCATTATAGTTGGTAGAAttctatatttttcaataaacttAATTGTAAATTATGGCATTTTTCTTGTAGGTGGGTTAGGATAAAAGTcactagaaaaaaatataaaatcatttgaaaatggAAAGGTTAAGAGACGtttagtttgaaaaaaatatattttctatttttatttttcatttcaatttctttcttatttttaaaatttaatataaaaacatatatatatatatatatatatatatatatatatatatatatatatatatatatatatatattgaaacgTAAATATGTACCAAACAAAATTTGAGCCTGATGCccgtaattaatttaattacgagtctctttcaataaaaactactttatattttgaattagtGAATCAAATaaccaataaaagaataaattcatCACTCTAATTAATGCTATGTAACTTTTCAAATATGCTTGGGGCCAATTTCAAATCACGGCAAGAGTCTATATATTGAAATGATGTAACGATATTATTGAAGGATTTTGTTTTGAGCCTTGAGTGTGTGTGGAGAATGGTGCTCAAACAGCTCAACTATTCGTATTTGATACAAAtatgttaaatatgtttttgatttttttattttgaggttTGTGTTCCTGAGTTAATAGAGTTGACTTTAAAAATATAGGATGGTAGTTTgtgatatatattaatattagatttgaattttctttatgATTGCTACGTGAAACTAAACTCCAAAACTTTCAGCCTAAGTTTTTAGAATGAGAGATTTAGCCAGTGCCTATTGTATCCTTTTTAGTCCCAATATGAGCTAGTCAATGGTCACTGAACCCACCAGCGGATGTGATCCTCTATTCTTCTCTCAAAATTACCCAACAATATTAGATGCAAACAAGAGTGTTGCTCACGAGGAAGATGAAAAGGCCAAATCAGAAGAAGTCAAGGGAGTGTttggttttctgttttcatttttactaaaagtagaaaatggtgatgaaaatgtgtttgattggattttttaaaacattttcagtgaaaatgaaaatagaaaacaatcagagaatgaaaacaataaaatctcgttttcagttgaaaataaaaatttcattttcggTAAAATAAAAATGCGATGACAAATAAtgcaattttaaacaaatataaaaatacaaaaaagtcaatatatcataaattttcagtatttttatttcctgaaaacaaaaaacaagaagtcaaatcaaacatatgtttagaattctaatattttaaaaataaaaacagttttcagaaaataaaaataaaaaatgaaaataaaaaataaaaacgaaaatgcaaaccaaacacaccctaatccattcaaattttcaatttcaaatatcaagcatattatttagatttaaaataatattatgttatctctaaaaatattatttaaatttaaagatatcatctataaattataaaactattttctcTTTAGAATGTTAAGTTTATAAGAGTTTATcaaatttttccaaaaaccttattatatgttaaataaaGGATTGAACaatgttaaataaattgatACTGTGAAGGTAGGCGTGAAAGGccaaaatactttaaataaatttgtgttaTGAATATAGGCATGAGAAGTGAATCTGTTAACTAAATTTATGTGATCTTTTCCTATTTTCTTATGgt includes these proteins:
- the LOC100779502 gene encoding heavy metal-associated isoprenylated plant protein 3 → MGEEKEQPKNETEKKPEEAAAAPKKDDGPIPVVYKLDLHCEGCVKKIKRTCRHFQGVETVKADLSSNKVTVTGKLDAEKLRDKIAERTKKKVDIISAPPKKEAAATENPPEKKVEEKKPEEKKPEEKPKESMVVLKIKLHCDGCIAKIRRIIMRFKGVQSVSLDGSKDLVTVKGTMDVKEMVSYLNEKLKRNVEVVPPPKKDDDKKEKEGDGGEKKEKEKDGAGEKKEKDVAAAAEVINKMEYMHQMAPPSFWYDGGHFPGQTNYAMEVHPGYGASANNHYVEPGYVNQGYPLQPPLPYYMHPHAPPPQMFSDENPNACSIM